One window of the bacterium genome contains the following:
- the ilvB gene encoding biosynthetic-type acetolactate synthase large subunit, giving the protein MVSKLSGSQILIESLIKEGVEVIFGIPGGVVLPIFDVLYDAPLRFILTRHEQGAIHAADGYARSTGKVGVCLATSGPGATNLVTGIATAYMDSIPVVALTGQVPSNMIGNDAFQEADIVGITRPVTKHSFLVKDIQDLATTIKQAFYIAKTGRPGPVLVDLPKDVLTSTIEYHYPETISIRGYNPNYFGHVKQIKKAAAKINASKKPVIYAGGGVILSNASEELKILAKKTNIPVTNTLLGLGGFPGEHPLFLGMLGMHGTFYANYAVSESDLIIAIGARFDDRITGKIDEFAPLAEIIHIDIDPSAISKSIKVHIPIVGDVKNVLTELNKLVTKVDTKEWLKKIDQWKKENPLTYKKDGRLHPQFVIEKIYEITKGEAIITTEVGQNQMWAAHFYKFCKPRHFLSSGGLGTMGYGFPAAIGAAIGNPDKIVIDIAGDGSFQMNTQELATAVINKVPVKVAILNNQCLGMVRQWQELFFKKRYSYTCLKGSPDFVKLAEAYGAEGILVTKCEEVEEAIKKAISSPLPTVMDFRVVEEENVFPMVPTGAALTQMMSGIA; this is encoded by the coding sequence ATGGTGTCTAAATTAAGTGGATCTCAAATATTAATAGAATCTTTAATTAAAGAAGGAGTAGAAGTAATCTTTGGAATTCCAGGGGGTGTAGTCTTACCTATATTTGATGTCTTATACGATGCTCCTCTTAGATTTATTTTAACCAGACATGAACAAGGGGCTATTCACGCAGCTGATGGTTATGCTCGTTCTACAGGAAAGGTAGGTGTTTGCCTGGCTACTTCTGGTCCTGGGGCTACTAACTTAGTTACAGGAATTGCTACTGCTTATATGGATTCTATACCTGTTGTAGCTTTGACTGGACAAGTGCCAAGTAATATGATTGGTAATGATGCTTTTCAAGAAGCAGATATTGTGGGTATCACCAGGCCCGTTACTAAGCACAGTTTTTTAGTAAAAGATATCCAAGATTTAGCCACGACCATTAAGCAAGCTTTTTATATTGCTAAAACAGGGAGACCAGGTCCGGTATTAGTAGATCTACCTAAAGATGTTTTAACTTCAACTATAGAATATCATTATCCTGAAACTATATCTATTAGAGGGTATAATCCTAATTATTTTGGTCATGTTAAGCAAATTAAGAAAGCAGCTGCTAAGATTAATGCTTCTAAGAAACCAGTAATTTACGCCGGCGGAGGAGTTATTTTATCGAATGCCAGTGAAGAATTAAAGATATTAGCTAAAAAGACTAATATTCCAGTCACGAATACTTTATTAGGCTTAGGAGGATTTCCAGGTGAGCATCCTTTATTTTTAGGAATGTTAGGTATGCATGGTACATTTTATGCTAATTATGCCGTCTCTGAGAGTGATTTAATTATAGCTATTGGGGCACGTTTTGATGATAGAATTACAGGAAAGATTGATGAGTTTGCGCCCTTAGCTGAAATTATTCATATTGATATAGATCCTTCGGCTATAAGCAAGAGTATTAAAGTTCATATTCCTATTGTTGGTGATGTTAAAAATGTCCTCACAGAACTAAATAAATTAGTGACGAAAGTAGATACCAAAGAGTGGTTAAAAAAGATAGATCAATGGAAAAAAGAAAATCCTCTAACTTATAAAAAAGATGGGCGGCTTCACCCTCAATTTGTGATAGAAAAGATTTATGAAATTACTAAAGGAGAAGCAATTATTACTACCGAAGTAGGGCAAAATCAAATGTGGGCAGCTCATTTTTATAAGTTTTGCAAACCTAGACATTTTCTTTCTTCTGGTGGGTTAGGCACTATGGGCTATGGATTTCCTGCTGCTATTGGAGCAGCCATAGGTAACCCAGATAAGATTGTTATTGATATTGCCGGAGATGGAAGTTTTCAAATGAATACTCAGGAATTAGCTACGGCTGTAATTAATAAAGTTCCAGTTAAAGTAGCTATCTTAAATAATCAATGCTTAGGAATGGTTAGGCAATGGCAAGAATTATTCTTTAAGAAGAGGTATTCTTATACCTGTCTAAAAGGAAGTCCAGATTTTGTTAAATTGGCAGAAGCTTATGGAGCAGAAGGGATCTTAGTTACAAAATGCGAGGAAGTAGAGGAAGCTATCAAAAAAGCCATAAGCTCACCTCTTCCCACAGTGATGGATTTTAGAGTAGTAGAAGAAGAGAATGTTTTTCCTATGGTACCGACCGGTGCAGCTTTAACTCAAATGATGTCAGGAATTGCTTAA
- the dnaA gene encoding chromosomal replication initiator protein DnaA: protein MDEKLWHEVLSSIKKKVSQRSFNLWFCQTKLKSISDKKVEIEVPNNFIRDKIEKEYKEELLQTLVNISNNKDLKLISITVSKYENVPSLSEDRLPDKINKENKNLLTHIDLNPYYTFENFITGESNRFACAAALAVSESPASAYNPLFIYGGVGLGKTHLIQAIGHRILKLHPNKKIVYTSSERFTNEFIESIRYDKSIFSFKNKYRTTDVLLIDDIQFLAGKDNTKEEFFHTFNTLYESHRQIIITSDKPPRELPTIEERLRSRFESGLTTDIQTPSIEVRIAILKKKIEEKKINLSDEIINYIAFKVSKNIRELIGALNKVSASYILNNQDQDIDLNFAKKILKDSFMEDKLESITIEQIQNKIVKHFSLHLADMKTKKKNNAIALPRQIAMYLCRELTDLSLAEIGASFGGRDHSTVIHAYEKIKEKIEKIESFGKIIEEIKDTL, encoded by the coding sequence ATGGATGAAAAACTGTGGCATGAAGTCTTAAGTAGTATTAAAAAAAAGGTTAGTCAAAGATCTTTTAATTTATGGTTTTGTCAAACTAAGCTTAAATCTATTTCCGATAAGAAAGTAGAGATTGAAGTTCCTAATAATTTTATAAGAGATAAAATAGAGAAAGAGTATAAAGAAGAACTTCTTCAAACACTTGTTAATATTTCTAATAATAAAGATTTAAAACTAATAAGTATCACTGTTTCTAAGTATGAAAATGTCCCTTCTTTATCAGAAGATAGATTACCAGATAAAATTAACAAGGAAAATAAAAATTTATTAACCCATATTGATCTTAATCCTTATTATACTTTTGAAAATTTTATTACCGGGGAATCAAATCGATTTGCTTGTGCTGCAGCTTTAGCTGTTTCAGAATCCCCTGCTTCTGCTTATAATCCTCTATTTATTTATGGAGGAGTAGGACTAGGTAAGACTCATTTAATTCAAGCTATTGGGCATAGAATCTTAAAGTTACATCCAAATAAAAAAATTGTCTATACTTCATCCGAACGTTTTACTAATGAATTCATAGAATCCATAAGATACGATAAGTCTATTTTTTCTTTTAAAAATAAGTATCGCACTACAGATGTTTTATTAATAGATGATATTCAATTTTTAGCTGGAAAAGATAATACTAAAGAAGAGTTCTTTCATACTTTTAATACCTTATATGAATCTCATCGACAAATTATTATCACTAGCGATAAACCTCCCCGGGAATTACCTACTATTGAAGAACGTCTTAGATCGAGGTTTGAATCAGGTCTTACTACTGATATTCAAACTCCTTCCATAGAAGTTCGTATTGCTATCTTAAAAAAGAAAATAGAAGAAAAGAAGATAAACTTGTCTGATGAAATTATAAATTACATTGCTTTTAAAGTTAGTAAAAATATTAGGGAATTAATTGGAGCCTTAAATAAAGTAAGTGCTTCTTATATTTTAAATAACCAAGATCAAGATATAGATCTTAATTTTGCTAAAAAAATTCTAAAAGACTCATTTATGGAAGATAAACTTGAATCTATTACTATAGAACAAATACAAAACAAGATTGTAAAACACTTTAGTTTACATCTTGCTGATATGAAGACAAAAAAGAAAAATAACGCTATTGCCTTACCAAGACAAATTGCCATGTACTTATGTAGAGAGTTAACTGATTTATCTTTAGCTGAAATTGGGGCAAGTTTTGGAGGAAGAGATCATTCTACGGTAATTCATGCTTATGAGAAGATTAAAGAAAAAATAGAAAAAATCGAGTCCTTTGGTAAGATTATAGAAGAAATAAAAGACACTTTATGA